In Equus quagga isolate Etosha38 chromosome 14, UCLA_HA_Equagga_1.0, whole genome shotgun sequence, one DNA window encodes the following:
- the LOC124225395 gene encoding LOW QUALITY PROTEIN: olfactory receptor 10G6 (The sequence of the model RefSeq protein was modified relative to this genomic sequence to represent the inferred CDS: substituted 1 base at 1 genomic stop codon): MQGGNQTSVSHFILVGLHHPPQLGIPLFLAFLVIYALTVSGNGLIILTVFVDSRFHRPMYWFLCHLSFLDMTISCAIVPKMLAGFLLDSRVISFGGCVIQLFSFHFLGCTECFLYTLMAYDRFLAICKPLHYATTMTHSVCNXLAFGTWLGGTLHSLFQTSFIFRLPFCGPNRVDYFFCDIPAVLRLACADTTINELVTFVDIGFLALTCFVLILTSYGFIVAAILRIRSVDGRRNAFSTCGAHLTVVIVYYVPCTFIYLHPGSQEPLDAVVAVFYTVITPLLNPIIYTLRNKEMKAALWRLVGRKDVQSHELHAS; this comes from the coding sequence ATGCAAGGTGGAAATCAGACTTCTGTGTCTCACTTCATTTTGGTGGGCTTGCACCACCCACCACAATTGGGGATACCACTCTTCCTAGCTTTCCTTGTCATCTATGCCCTCACTGTCTCTGGCAATGGCCTCATCATCCTCACTGTCTTTGTGGACAGCCGGTTCCATCGCCCCATGTACTGGTTCCTATGTCACCTCTCCTTCTTGGACATGACCATTTCCTGTGCCATTGTCCCCAAGATGCTAGCTGGCTTTCTCTTGGATAGTAGAGTTATCTCCTTTGGGGGCTGTGTaatccaacttttttctttccatttcttgggCTGCACTGAATGTTTCCTTTACACACTAATGGCTTATGATCGTTTCCTGGCCATTTGTAAGCCTTTACATTATGCCACCACCATGACTCATAGTGTCTGTAACTAACTGGCTTTTGGCACGTGGCTGGGAGGCACCCTCCACTCACTTTTCCAGACAAGCTTCATATTCCGGCTGCCCTTCTGTGGTCCAAACAGGGTAGACTACTTCTTTTGTGACATCCCAGCCGTGCTGCGTCTAGCCTGTGCTGACACCACCATCAACGAGCTGGTCACCTTTGTGGACATTGGATTCCTGGCCCTCACCTGCTTTGTGCTTATCCTTACTTCCTATGGTTTCATTGTGGCTGCCATCCTGCGAATCCGGTCCGTTGATGGGCGCCGCAatgccttctccacctgtggtGCCCACCTCACTGTTGTCATTGTTTACTATGTGCCCTGCACTTTCATTTATCTTCATCCTGGCTCACAGGAACCCCTGGATGCGGTGGTAGCTGTCTTCTACACTGTCATCACTCCCTTGCTTAACCCCATCATCTACACACTCCGCAACAAAGAGATGAAGGCAGCATTATGGAGGCTGGTAGGTCGCAAGGATGTGCAGTCTCATGAACTCCATGCATCATAG